Proteins from a genomic interval of Streptomyces sp. NBC_01445:
- a CDS encoding carbohydrate ABC transporter permease, whose amino-acid sequence MQHGKYRFIAGFLVTPLALYAVFVIWPFIQSIYYSFTDWTGLSPDFKMVGFANYKRMFEDDVFWKSLQHSVLLALLLPLVTLGLALFFAFMLNVGGRRRKGVAITGVRGSGFYKIAYFFPQVLSIAIVAILFRFAFNPNDGVINGTLKAIGLGSIQPDWLGDPNFALWCVMTVLVWSTVGFFVVLFSAGMASIPKDFYEAALLDGASRFTTFFKITLPLLWDTVQSGWVYMGILALGAEAFASVQIMTVGPGGPDYSTTVLPLYVYQSAFRDANAAYATTIGVALLIVTLLFAAIVMRLGRRERLEF is encoded by the coding sequence ATGCAACACGGCAAGTACAGGTTCATTGCGGGGTTCCTGGTGACCCCCTTGGCGTTGTATGCAGTCTTCGTCATCTGGCCGTTCATCCAGTCCATTTACTACTCGTTCACGGACTGGACCGGCCTGAGCCCGGACTTCAAGATGGTCGGCTTCGCCAACTACAAGCGGATGTTCGAGGACGACGTCTTCTGGAAGTCCTTGCAGCACAGCGTGCTACTGGCTTTGCTGCTGCCGCTGGTGACGCTGGGCCTCGCGCTCTTCTTCGCCTTTATGCTCAATGTCGGTGGGCGGCGCCGAAAAGGCGTCGCCATCACCGGCGTTCGCGGTTCTGGTTTCTACAAGATCGCGTATTTCTTCCCGCAGGTGCTTTCGATCGCGATCGTCGCGATTCTCTTCCGGTTCGCCTTCAACCCCAATGACGGCGTGATCAACGGGACGCTGAAGGCGATCGGTCTCGGCAGCATCCAGCCGGACTGGCTGGGCGACCCGAACTTCGCTCTGTGGTGCGTCATGACCGTCCTGGTCTGGAGCACCGTCGGATTCTTCGTCGTGCTCTTCTCGGCGGGCATGGCGTCCATCCCGAAGGACTTCTACGAGGCCGCGCTGCTCGACGGCGCGAGCCGGTTCACCACGTTCTTCAAGATCACGCTGCCGCTGCTCTGGGACACCGTGCAGTCCGGCTGGGTCTACATGGGAATCCTGGCCCTCGGCGCGGAGGCCTTCGCCTCGGTGCAGATCATGACGGTGGGCCCCGGCGGCCCCGACTACTCCACCACGGTCCTGCCGCTGTACGTGTACCAATCGGCGTTCCGCGACGCCAACGCTGCCTACGCCACAACGATCGGCGTCGCCCTGCTCATCGTCACGCTGCTGTTCGCGGCGATCGTGATGCGGCTCGGCCGGCGCGAGCGGCTGGAGTTCTGA
- a CDS encoding carbohydrate ABC transporter permease: MKTTDIPPAGPIEDRPPVSKTAAPAVKEESSEGSVLNVFSHGVLVIWAIMVIMPLLWAVMTSFKDDNSIFSSPWSLPDKLHFENWSRAWGEAHMSQYFANTAIVVGCSLVGTLVLGSMAAYVLARFDFPGNRFIYFLFVGGMSFPIMLALVPLFYVMQNLHLLNTLQGLIIAYIAYSLPFTVFFLTSFFRTLPTSIAEAAFVDGASHTRTFFQIMLPMAKPGLISVGIFNFLGQWNQYMLPTVLNTEPDKRVLAQGLVELATSQGYKGDWSGLFAGLVMAMLPVLGAYIIFQRQVVQGLTAGALK, from the coding sequence ATGAAGACCACTGACATCCCGCCCGCCGGCCCCATCGAGGACCGTCCGCCGGTGAGCAAGACGGCGGCCCCGGCCGTCAAGGAGGAGAGCAGTGAAGGCAGCGTCCTCAACGTGTTCTCGCACGGCGTCCTCGTCATCTGGGCGATCATGGTCATCATGCCGCTGCTGTGGGCGGTGATGACGTCCTTCAAGGACGACAACTCGATCTTCAGCTCGCCCTGGTCGCTGCCGGACAAGCTGCACTTCGAGAACTGGTCGCGGGCCTGGGGCGAGGCTCACATGAGCCAGTACTTCGCCAACACGGCGATCGTGGTGGGCTGCTCGCTCGTGGGCACGCTCGTGCTCGGCTCCATGGCCGCGTACGTCCTGGCCCGCTTCGACTTCCCGGGCAACCGGTTCATCTACTTCCTCTTCGTCGGAGGAATGAGCTTCCCGATCATGCTGGCCCTGGTGCCGCTGTTCTATGTGATGCAGAACCTGCACCTCCTGAACACACTGCAGGGCCTGATCATCGCCTACATCGCGTACTCGCTGCCGTTCACGGTCTTCTTCCTGACGTCGTTCTTCAGGACGCTGCCGACGTCGATCGCGGAAGCGGCGTTCGTCGACGGCGCCTCGCACACCAGGACGTTCTTCCAGATCATGCTGCCGATGGCCAAGCCCGGCCTGATCAGCGTGGGGATCTTCAACTTCCTGGGGCAGTGGAACCAGTACATGCTGCCGACGGTTCTCAACACCGAGCCCGACAAAAGGGTGCTGGCCCAGGGGCTGGTGGAGCTCGCGACCAGCCAGGGCTACAAGGGCGACTGGTCCGGTCTCTTCGCCGGCCTCGTGATGGCGATGCTGCCGGTGCTCGGGGCGTACATCATCTTCCAGCGCCAGGTCGTGCAGGGCCTGACCGCCGGCGCGCTCAAGTAA
- the ngcE gene encoding N-acetylglucosamine/diacetylchitobiose ABC transporter substrate-binding protein translates to MGSTSAQNNGEGFGRRDLIKRSAALGLVAVPTMSFLSACASSDSGSGDKAEKGKTSKKNPLGVNETAPLAVTIFDGGFGTKYATDANAEYKKAFPKAKIDFHKTQKIQSELQPKFNGGTPPDLIDNSGAEQMDMGVLVGKKQLTDLTPLLDAPSIDDPSKKVRDTLRPGIVEMGQFDGDPVWIMYYAYTVYGVWYSQKALDGLDAQYPETWDDMLALCAKAKKKGIAGWTYAGKYPYYLPFSLYPFIAKIGGREVLDKIDNLEPNAWKDPAVKSAFEAYYELYKKGYVLKGTPGIDHIQSQTAWAKGKALFIPNGSWVENESAKVIPADFGLSVGAPTGLDSSDKMPFGTIWASGGEPFIVPAKANNVEGGMEQLRLMLSEASSKNFTSSVKSLTALNGGTDGIELTPGLKSGVAALDKAGENVVNPRLQDWYVKLQKEQIGVSCLGEMMAGRLTPAEAIKKIQGFADAAAKDQSIKHYKHQ, encoded by the coding sequence ATGGGATCCACTTCCGCCCAGAACAATGGTGAGGGCTTCGGCCGCCGCGATCTGATCAAGCGGTCCGCCGCACTTGGTCTGGTCGCCGTTCCCACGATGAGCTTCCTGTCGGCCTGCGCGAGCAGCGACAGCGGTTCGGGGGACAAGGCCGAAAAGGGCAAGACGTCCAAGAAGAACCCGCTCGGCGTAAATGAGACCGCGCCGCTCGCGGTCACCATCTTCGACGGCGGCTTCGGCACGAAGTACGCCACGGACGCCAACGCCGAGTACAAGAAGGCGTTCCCCAAGGCCAAGATCGACTTCCACAAGACGCAGAAGATCCAGTCGGAGCTGCAGCCGAAGTTCAACGGCGGCACGCCCCCCGACCTGATCGACAACTCGGGCGCCGAGCAGATGGACATGGGCGTCCTCGTCGGCAAGAAGCAGCTCACCGACCTGACCCCGCTCCTGGACGCGCCGTCGATCGACGACCCGTCGAAGAAGGTCCGCGACACCCTGCGCCCGGGCATCGTCGAGATGGGCCAGTTCGACGGCGACCCGGTCTGGATCATGTACTACGCGTACACGGTCTACGGCGTCTGGTACTCGCAGAAGGCCCTGGACGGTCTCGACGCGCAGTACCCGGAGACCTGGGACGACATGCTCGCCCTGTGTGCCAAGGCGAAGAAGAAGGGCATCGCGGGCTGGACGTACGCGGGCAAGTACCCGTACTACCTGCCGTTCTCGCTGTACCCCTTCATCGCCAAGATCGGTGGCCGCGAGGTCCTCGACAAGATCGACAACCTGGAGCCGAACGCCTGGAAGGACCCGGCCGTCAAGTCCGCCTTCGAGGCGTACTACGAGCTGTACAAGAAGGGCTACGTCCTCAAGGGCACGCCCGGCATCGACCACATCCAGTCGCAGACCGCGTGGGCCAAGGGCAAGGCGCTGTTCATCCCGAACGGCTCCTGGGTCGAGAACGAGTCCGCGAAGGTCATCCCCGCCGACTTCGGCCTGTCGGTCGGCGCGCCCACCGGCCTCGACTCCAGCGACAAGATGCCCTTCGGCACCATCTGGGCGTCCGGCGGTGAGCCCTTCATCGTCCCGGCCAAGGCGAACAACGTCGAGGGCGGCATGGAGCAGCTGCGCCTCATGCTCTCCGAGGCCTCCTCGAAGAACTTCACCTCCTCGGTCAAGTCGCTCACCGCGCTCAACGGCGGCACCGACGGCATCGAGCTGACCCCGGGCCTCAAGTCCGGTGTCGCGGCGCTCGACAAGGCCGGCGAGAACGTCGTCAACCCGCGCCTCCAGGACTGGTACGTCAAGCTCCAGAAGGAGCAGATCGGCGTCTCCTGCCTGGGCGAGATGATGGCCGGACGGCTGACCCCGGCCGAGGCCATCAAGAAGATCCAGGGCTTCGCGGACGCGGCCGCCAAGGACCAGTCCATCAAGCACTACAAGCACCAGTAA